From Camelina sativa cultivar DH55 chromosome 7, Cs, whole genome shotgun sequence, one genomic window encodes:
- the LOC104699543 gene encoding uncharacterized protein LOC104699543 isoform X4: MMMSKIRSSMLINLGFLVSVFIVFFLAINCGGESPTCLAVYKQGGAPAVFQSPKCPRWNWAPRRTPTTTGLCHTAAIQGRRNYQEDRLLCALDLRIPFPRKSGTKDVSVGIAAVFDGHNGAEASEMASNLLFDYFALHINFLLDATFSAMTSKSIGRLPTHPDQGLILHGLLTHDFKLQFPDSFPLDLDDSLHLDIIKEALLRAIHDIDATFTKEASTRKFISGSTATVALIADGQLMVASIGDSKALLCSEIFETPEEARATLVKLYRERRRNRGSSPSRFSDFKLEHGNGLLRFIAKELTNDHHPNREDEKIRVEAAGGYVTEWAGVPRVNGQLTVSRSIGDLTYRSYGVISAPEVMDWQPLLANDSYLVVSSDGIFEKLKVQEVCDRLWEVNNQTSSGAGVPSYCSISLAHCLVNTAFEKGSMDNMAAVVVPLKSNQVTQLQGKEQSMNDKNEKIAAALPSNNCALPLPNGINLGPLQSKQAQPLATMFNRLLVEVKNGSFCRFYMSENLIGASQGKLDHLNGYMGDLPQVLPASAEPFSGWCLPSGTATNENRDQCINPDSFATFLGLLESVPLHGFGASNGTDEIPFPDSSYVLKKKFGRGAFGEVWLAFHWNCNQGDNGTSWNNEDVNTSKNGVHYDTDGPDNSFILKRIMVERGPIVYLSGLREKHYGELFLNAYNKSRSSSAGQTSSSKPASSELGLSEEGLKHIARYIEYFESRYNDIWLVFHHEGVSLSKLIYTVEEVENGSAGEKAEEASHGQILRPSKWWTWLKTTESGKEEMRRIIWQLLLGLKACHDRNITHRDIKPENMVICLEDIKSGRCLKGVPNGDHNFKTKMRIIDFGSALDEYTVKHLYGSTGPSRAEQTHDYAPPEAILNSSWHRGPTSLTLKYDMWSVGVVMLEMILGSPNVFEISSVTRALLDQHIRGWSENFKELAYKLRSFMEMCILIPGSSLKHGGASSKQGGISLASWKCSEEFLAEQIKSRDPLKIGFPNVWALRLVRGLLQWYPEDRLNIDEALQHPYFQPPPDYQV, encoded by the exons ATGATGATGTCCAAAATCAGATCAAGTATGCTAATAAATCTAGGGTTCCTTGTGTCtgtcttcatcgtcttcttcttggcGATTAATTGTGGAGGTGAATCACCGACGTGTTTGGCGGTCTACAAACAAGGCGGAGCACCAGCGGTTTTTCAATCACCCAAATGCCCTCGTTGGAACTGGGCCCCCCGACGAACTCCTACTACGACTGGTCTTTGCCATACGGCAGCCATCCAGGGTCGGAGAAATTACCAAGAGGATCGTCTTCTCTGTGCCCTTGATCTTCGCATTCCCTTTCCCC GCAAGTCTGGAACCAAGGATGTTTCGGTTGGCATTGCAGCTGTTTTTGACGGTCATAATGGTGCAGAGGCCAGTGAGATGGCTTCAAACCTTTTGTTTGATTACTTTGCTTTGCATATCAACTTTCTCTTGGACGCTACTTTTTCTGCTATGACTAGCAAGTCCATTGGAAGATTACCTACTCATCCAGACCAGGGTCTTATTTTGCATGGCCTCCTTACTCACGATTTTAAATTGCA GTTTCCAGACTCGTTCCCACTTGATCTTGACGATTCTCTTCACTTGGATATCATCAAGGAAGCATTGCTGAGAGCCATCCATGACATTGATGCCACATTTACTAAG GAAGCATCTACCCGAAAGTTTATTTCAGGTTCAACGGCTACTGTTGCACTTATCGCAGATGGTCAACTTATGGTCGCTAGTATCGGTGACTCAAAGGCACTTCTGTGTTCTGAAATATTTGAGACTCCTGAAGAAGCTAGAG CTACTTTGGTGAAGTTGTACAGAGAGCGAAGGCGCAATCGAGGCTCCTCGCCATCAAGGTTTTCTGACTTTAAACTGGAACATGGCAATGGGCTACTGCGTTTTATTGCCAAAGAATTGACAAATGACCATCACCCAAATAGAGAGGATGAAAAGATTCGTGTTGAGGCTGCAGGAGGTTACGTCACTGAGTGGGCCGGTGTGCCACGAGTGAATGGTCAGCTGACTGTCTCCCGTTCAATTGGTGACCTTACTTATAGAAG TTACGGTGTCATCTCGGCACCCGAGGTGATGGACTGGCAGCCTCTACTGGCCAACGACAGCTACTTGGTAGTGTCATCTGATGGCATCTTTGAGAAGTTAAAGGTGCAAGAAGTTTGTGATCGTCTGTGGGaagtaaacaatcaaactaGCTCTGGAGCAGGAGTGCCTTCATACTGCTCAATTTCTTTGGCACACTGCTTGGTTAATACTGCTTTTGAGAAGGGAAGCATGGACAATATGGCTGCTGTTGTTGTTCCTCTAAAATCGAATCAAGTTACCCAGCTCCAAGGGAAGGAGCAGAGTATgaatgacaaaaatgaaaagattgcTGCAGCACTACCCAGTAACAACTGTGCGCTGCCAT TGCCTAACGGTATAAATTTGGGTCCATTGCAATCGAAACAGGCTCAGCCACTTGCAACGATGTTTAACAGGTTATTG GTTGAAGTTAAAAATGGAAGTTTTTGCCGCTTTTATATGTCAGAGAACCTTATTGGGGCGTCACAAGGGAAACTGGATCATTTGAACGGTTACATGGGTGACTTACCTCAGGTTTTACCTGCATCTGCCGAGCCATTTTCTG gCTGGTGTTTGCCTTCTGGAACGGCGACCAACGAGAATCGAGATCAGTGTATCAATCCTGATAGCTTTGCTACTTTCCTTGGGTTACTTGAATCTGTACCTTTACATGGGTTTGGTGCTAGTAATGGGACGGATGAGATTCCATTTCCGGACTCAAg CTATGTGCTGAAGAAAAAATTTGGGCGTGGTGCATTTGGTGAGGTATGGTTGGCATTTCACTGGAATTGCAATCAAGGAGATAATGGTACTAGTTGGAACAATGAAGATGTGAATACATCAAAAAATGGTGTTCATTATGATACTGATGGTCCTGATAACTCCTTCATTTTGAAACGGATTATG GTAGAGAGAGGACCAATTGTCTATCTAAGTGGTCTAAGGGAGAAGCATTATGGTGAACTGTTTCTAAATGCATACAATAAAAGTAGGAGTTCTTCTGCAGGGCAAACGTCAAGTTCTAAACCAGCGTCATCAGAACTGGGTCTCTCTGAAGAGGGTTTGAAACATATTGCTAGATACATAGAGTATTTTGAATCTCGATATAATGACATATGGCTTGTGTTTCACCACGAGGGTGTGTCTTTATCAAAGCTGATTTACACTGTGGAAGAAGTAGAGAATGGTTCTGCTGGTGAAAAGGCTGAAGAGGCAAGTCACGGGCAGATACTTCGTCCGTCAAAGTGGTGGACCTGGTTGAAGACGACAGAATCAGGAAAAGAAGAAATGCGGAGAATAATATGGCAATTG TTGCTAGGTCTAAAGGCATGCCATGATCGCAATATTACTCACAGAGATATCAAACCCG AGAATATGGTGATATGCCTTGAAGACATCAAGTCAGGCAGATGCTTAAAGGGTGTACCAAATGGAGATCATAACTTCAAAACTAAAAT GCGCATAATCGACTTTGGCAGTGCACTCGATGAATATACGGTGAAACATTTGTATGGGTCAACAGGTCCTTCAAG AGCAGAACAAACACATGATTATGCACCACCAGAAGCCATTCTGAACAGTAGCTGGCACCGTGGGCCAACCAGCTTGACATTAAA GTACGACATGTGGAGTGTTGGGGTTGTGATGTTAGAGATGATTTTAGGATCACCAAATGTTTTTGAGATTAGTTCTGTTACACGCGCCCTTCTGGATCAACATATCAGAGGTTGGAGTGAAAACTTTAAAGAGCTTGCATACAA GCTTCGATCCTTTATGGAGATGTGCATCCTAATCCCAGGTAGCTCTTTAAAACATGGTGGCGCCAGCTCAAAGCAG GGTGGGATTTCACTTGCGTCATGGAAATGCTCTGAAGAATTTTTGGCGGAACAGATAAAGAGTAGAGACCCTCTGAAGATTGG GTTTCCTAATGTTTGGGCTTTAAGGTTGGTGAGGGGTCTGTTACAGTGGTACCCT GAGGACAGATTAAACATAGACGAGGCTCTGCAGCACCCTTATTTTCAACCTCCTCCCGACTACCAAGTATAA
- the LOC104699543 gene encoding uncharacterized protein LOC104699543 isoform X1, which yields MMMSKIRSSMLINLGFLVSVFIVFFLAINCGGESPTCLAVYKQGGAPAVFQSPKCPRWNWAPRRTPTTTGLCHTAAIQGRRNYQEDRLLCALDLRIPFPRKSGTKDVSVGIAAVFDGHNGAEASEMASNLLFDYFALHINFLLDATFSAMTSKSIGRLPTHPDQGLILHGLLTHDFKLQFPDSFPLDLDDSLHLDIIKEALLRAIHDIDATFTKEASTRKFISGSTATVALIADGQLMVASIGDSKALLCSEIFETPEEARGLPTSISTTKLPNNKIIQYLYSFINILLQWCLFIAATLVKLYRERRRNRGSSPSRFSDFKLEHGNGLLRFIAKELTNDHHPNREDEKIRVEAAGGYVTEWAGVPRVNGQLTVSRSIGDLTYRSYGVISAPEVMDWQPLLANDSYLVVSSDGIFEKLKVQEVCDRLWEVNNQTSSGAGVPSYCSISLAHCLVNTAFEKGSMDNMAAVVVPLKSNQVTQLQGKEQSMNDKNEKIAAALPSNNCALPLPNGINLGPLQSKQAQPLATMFNRLLVEVKNGSFCRFYMSENLIGASQGKLDHLNGYMGDLPQVLPASAEPFSGWCLPSGTATNENRDQCINPDSFATFLGLLESVPLHGFGASNGTDEIPFPDSSYVLKKKFGRGAFGEVWLAFHWNCNQGDNGTSWNNEDVNTSKNGVHYDTDGPDNSFILKRIMVERGPIVYLSGLREKHYGELFLNAYNKSRSSSAGQTSSSKPASSELGLSEEGLKHIARYIEYFESRYNDIWLVFHHEGVSLSKLIYTVEEVENGSAGEKAEEASHGQILRPSKWWTWLKTTESGKEEMRRIIWQLLLGLKACHDRNITHRDIKPENMVICLEDIKSGRCLKGVPNGDHNFKTKMRIIDFGSALDEYTVKHLYGSTGPSRAEQTHDYAPPEAILNSSWHRGPTSLTLKYDMWSVGVVMLEMILGSPNVFEISSVTRALLDQHIRGWSENFKELAYKLRSFMEMCILIPGSSLKHGGASSKQGGISLASWKCSEEFLAEQIKSRDPLKIGFPNVWALRLVRGLLQWYPEDRLNIDEALQHPYFQPPPDYQV from the exons ATGATGATGTCCAAAATCAGATCAAGTATGCTAATAAATCTAGGGTTCCTTGTGTCtgtcttcatcgtcttcttcttggcGATTAATTGTGGAGGTGAATCACCGACGTGTTTGGCGGTCTACAAACAAGGCGGAGCACCAGCGGTTTTTCAATCACCCAAATGCCCTCGTTGGAACTGGGCCCCCCGACGAACTCCTACTACGACTGGTCTTTGCCATACGGCAGCCATCCAGGGTCGGAGAAATTACCAAGAGGATCGTCTTCTCTGTGCCCTTGATCTTCGCATTCCCTTTCCCC GCAAGTCTGGAACCAAGGATGTTTCGGTTGGCATTGCAGCTGTTTTTGACGGTCATAATGGTGCAGAGGCCAGTGAGATGGCTTCAAACCTTTTGTTTGATTACTTTGCTTTGCATATCAACTTTCTCTTGGACGCTACTTTTTCTGCTATGACTAGCAAGTCCATTGGAAGATTACCTACTCATCCAGACCAGGGTCTTATTTTGCATGGCCTCCTTACTCACGATTTTAAATTGCA GTTTCCAGACTCGTTCCCACTTGATCTTGACGATTCTCTTCACTTGGATATCATCAAGGAAGCATTGCTGAGAGCCATCCATGACATTGATGCCACATTTACTAAG GAAGCATCTACCCGAAAGTTTATTTCAGGTTCAACGGCTACTGTTGCACTTATCGCAGATGGTCAACTTATGGTCGCTAGTATCGGTGACTCAAAGGCACTTCTGTGTTCTGAAATATTTGAGACTCCTGAAGAAGCTAGAGGTTTGCCAACATCTATTTCTACAACCAAGTTGCCTAATAACAAAATCATCCAGTATTTGTATtcatttataaacattttgttgCAATGGTGTTTGTTTATCGCAGCTACTTTGGTGAAGTTGTACAGAGAGCGAAGGCGCAATCGAGGCTCCTCGCCATCAAGGTTTTCTGACTTTAAACTGGAACATGGCAATGGGCTACTGCGTTTTATTGCCAAAGAATTGACAAATGACCATCACCCAAATAGAGAGGATGAAAAGATTCGTGTTGAGGCTGCAGGAGGTTACGTCACTGAGTGGGCCGGTGTGCCACGAGTGAATGGTCAGCTGACTGTCTCCCGTTCAATTGGTGACCTTACTTATAGAAG TTACGGTGTCATCTCGGCACCCGAGGTGATGGACTGGCAGCCTCTACTGGCCAACGACAGCTACTTGGTAGTGTCATCTGATGGCATCTTTGAGAAGTTAAAGGTGCAAGAAGTTTGTGATCGTCTGTGGGaagtaaacaatcaaactaGCTCTGGAGCAGGAGTGCCTTCATACTGCTCAATTTCTTTGGCACACTGCTTGGTTAATACTGCTTTTGAGAAGGGAAGCATGGACAATATGGCTGCTGTTGTTGTTCCTCTAAAATCGAATCAAGTTACCCAGCTCCAAGGGAAGGAGCAGAGTATgaatgacaaaaatgaaaagattgcTGCAGCACTACCCAGTAACAACTGTGCGCTGCCAT TGCCTAACGGTATAAATTTGGGTCCATTGCAATCGAAACAGGCTCAGCCACTTGCAACGATGTTTAACAGGTTATTG GTTGAAGTTAAAAATGGAAGTTTTTGCCGCTTTTATATGTCAGAGAACCTTATTGGGGCGTCACAAGGGAAACTGGATCATTTGAACGGTTACATGGGTGACTTACCTCAGGTTTTACCTGCATCTGCCGAGCCATTTTCTG gCTGGTGTTTGCCTTCTGGAACGGCGACCAACGAGAATCGAGATCAGTGTATCAATCCTGATAGCTTTGCTACTTTCCTTGGGTTACTTGAATCTGTACCTTTACATGGGTTTGGTGCTAGTAATGGGACGGATGAGATTCCATTTCCGGACTCAAg CTATGTGCTGAAGAAAAAATTTGGGCGTGGTGCATTTGGTGAGGTATGGTTGGCATTTCACTGGAATTGCAATCAAGGAGATAATGGTACTAGTTGGAACAATGAAGATGTGAATACATCAAAAAATGGTGTTCATTATGATACTGATGGTCCTGATAACTCCTTCATTTTGAAACGGATTATG GTAGAGAGAGGACCAATTGTCTATCTAAGTGGTCTAAGGGAGAAGCATTATGGTGAACTGTTTCTAAATGCATACAATAAAAGTAGGAGTTCTTCTGCAGGGCAAACGTCAAGTTCTAAACCAGCGTCATCAGAACTGGGTCTCTCTGAAGAGGGTTTGAAACATATTGCTAGATACATAGAGTATTTTGAATCTCGATATAATGACATATGGCTTGTGTTTCACCACGAGGGTGTGTCTTTATCAAAGCTGATTTACACTGTGGAAGAAGTAGAGAATGGTTCTGCTGGTGAAAAGGCTGAAGAGGCAAGTCACGGGCAGATACTTCGTCCGTCAAAGTGGTGGACCTGGTTGAAGACGACAGAATCAGGAAAAGAAGAAATGCGGAGAATAATATGGCAATTG TTGCTAGGTCTAAAGGCATGCCATGATCGCAATATTACTCACAGAGATATCAAACCCG AGAATATGGTGATATGCCTTGAAGACATCAAGTCAGGCAGATGCTTAAAGGGTGTACCAAATGGAGATCATAACTTCAAAACTAAAAT GCGCATAATCGACTTTGGCAGTGCACTCGATGAATATACGGTGAAACATTTGTATGGGTCAACAGGTCCTTCAAG AGCAGAACAAACACATGATTATGCACCACCAGAAGCCATTCTGAACAGTAGCTGGCACCGTGGGCCAACCAGCTTGACATTAAA GTACGACATGTGGAGTGTTGGGGTTGTGATGTTAGAGATGATTTTAGGATCACCAAATGTTTTTGAGATTAGTTCTGTTACACGCGCCCTTCTGGATCAACATATCAGAGGTTGGAGTGAAAACTTTAAAGAGCTTGCATACAA GCTTCGATCCTTTATGGAGATGTGCATCCTAATCCCAGGTAGCTCTTTAAAACATGGTGGCGCCAGCTCAAAGCAG GGTGGGATTTCACTTGCGTCATGGAAATGCTCTGAAGAATTTTTGGCGGAACAGATAAAGAGTAGAGACCCTCTGAAGATTGG GTTTCCTAATGTTTGGGCTTTAAGGTTGGTGAGGGGTCTGTTACAGTGGTACCCT GAGGACAGATTAAACATAGACGAGGCTCTGCAGCACCCTTATTTTCAACCTCCTCCCGACTACCAAGTATAA
- the LOC104699543 gene encoding uncharacterized protein LOC104699543 isoform X2 — MMMSKIRSSMLINLGFLVSVFIVFFLAINCGGESPTCLAVYKQGGAPAVFQSPKCPRWNWAPRRTPTTTGLCHTAAIQGRRNYQEDRLLCALDLRIPFPRKSGTKDVSVGIAAVFDGHNGAEASEMASNLLFDYFALHINFLLDATFSAMTSKSIGRLPTHPDQGLILHGLLTHDFKLQFPDSFPLDLDDSLHLDIIKEALLRAIHDIDATFTKPHFVVFFLQEASTRKFISGSTATVALIADGQLMVASIGDSKALLCSEIFETPEEARATLVKLYRERRRNRGSSPSRFSDFKLEHGNGLLRFIAKELTNDHHPNREDEKIRVEAAGGYVTEWAGVPRVNGQLTVSRSIGDLTYRSYGVISAPEVMDWQPLLANDSYLVVSSDGIFEKLKVQEVCDRLWEVNNQTSSGAGVPSYCSISLAHCLVNTAFEKGSMDNMAAVVVPLKSNQVTQLQGKEQSMNDKNEKIAAALPSNNCALPLPNGINLGPLQSKQAQPLATMFNRLLVEVKNGSFCRFYMSENLIGASQGKLDHLNGYMGDLPQVLPASAEPFSGWCLPSGTATNENRDQCINPDSFATFLGLLESVPLHGFGASNGTDEIPFPDSSYVLKKKFGRGAFGEVWLAFHWNCNQGDNGTSWNNEDVNTSKNGVHYDTDGPDNSFILKRIMVERGPIVYLSGLREKHYGELFLNAYNKSRSSSAGQTSSSKPASSELGLSEEGLKHIARYIEYFESRYNDIWLVFHHEGVSLSKLIYTVEEVENGSAGEKAEEASHGQILRPSKWWTWLKTTESGKEEMRRIIWQLLLGLKACHDRNITHRDIKPENMVICLEDIKSGRCLKGVPNGDHNFKTKMRIIDFGSALDEYTVKHLYGSTGPSRAEQTHDYAPPEAILNSSWHRGPTSLTLKYDMWSVGVVMLEMILGSPNVFEISSVTRALLDQHIRGWSENFKELAYKLRSFMEMCILIPGSSLKHGGASSKQGGISLASWKCSEEFLAEQIKSRDPLKIGFPNVWALRLVRGLLQWYPEDRLNIDEALQHPYFQPPPDYQV, encoded by the exons ATGATGATGTCCAAAATCAGATCAAGTATGCTAATAAATCTAGGGTTCCTTGTGTCtgtcttcatcgtcttcttcttggcGATTAATTGTGGAGGTGAATCACCGACGTGTTTGGCGGTCTACAAACAAGGCGGAGCACCAGCGGTTTTTCAATCACCCAAATGCCCTCGTTGGAACTGGGCCCCCCGACGAACTCCTACTACGACTGGTCTTTGCCATACGGCAGCCATCCAGGGTCGGAGAAATTACCAAGAGGATCGTCTTCTCTGTGCCCTTGATCTTCGCATTCCCTTTCCCC GCAAGTCTGGAACCAAGGATGTTTCGGTTGGCATTGCAGCTGTTTTTGACGGTCATAATGGTGCAGAGGCCAGTGAGATGGCTTCAAACCTTTTGTTTGATTACTTTGCTTTGCATATCAACTTTCTCTTGGACGCTACTTTTTCTGCTATGACTAGCAAGTCCATTGGAAGATTACCTACTCATCCAGACCAGGGTCTTATTTTGCATGGCCTCCTTACTCACGATTTTAAATTGCA GTTTCCAGACTCGTTCCCACTTGATCTTGACGATTCTCTTCACTTGGATATCATCAAGGAAGCATTGCTGAGAGCCATCCATGACATTGATGCCACATTTACTAAG CCAcactttgttgtttttttcctccAGGAAGCATCTACCCGAAAGTTTATTTCAGGTTCAACGGCTACTGTTGCACTTATCGCAGATGGTCAACTTATGGTCGCTAGTATCGGTGACTCAAAGGCACTTCTGTGTTCTGAAATATTTGAGACTCCTGAAGAAGCTAGAG CTACTTTGGTGAAGTTGTACAGAGAGCGAAGGCGCAATCGAGGCTCCTCGCCATCAAGGTTTTCTGACTTTAAACTGGAACATGGCAATGGGCTACTGCGTTTTATTGCCAAAGAATTGACAAATGACCATCACCCAAATAGAGAGGATGAAAAGATTCGTGTTGAGGCTGCAGGAGGTTACGTCACTGAGTGGGCCGGTGTGCCACGAGTGAATGGTCAGCTGACTGTCTCCCGTTCAATTGGTGACCTTACTTATAGAAG TTACGGTGTCATCTCGGCACCCGAGGTGATGGACTGGCAGCCTCTACTGGCCAACGACAGCTACTTGGTAGTGTCATCTGATGGCATCTTTGAGAAGTTAAAGGTGCAAGAAGTTTGTGATCGTCTGTGGGaagtaaacaatcaaactaGCTCTGGAGCAGGAGTGCCTTCATACTGCTCAATTTCTTTGGCACACTGCTTGGTTAATACTGCTTTTGAGAAGGGAAGCATGGACAATATGGCTGCTGTTGTTGTTCCTCTAAAATCGAATCAAGTTACCCAGCTCCAAGGGAAGGAGCAGAGTATgaatgacaaaaatgaaaagattgcTGCAGCACTACCCAGTAACAACTGTGCGCTGCCAT TGCCTAACGGTATAAATTTGGGTCCATTGCAATCGAAACAGGCTCAGCCACTTGCAACGATGTTTAACAGGTTATTG GTTGAAGTTAAAAATGGAAGTTTTTGCCGCTTTTATATGTCAGAGAACCTTATTGGGGCGTCACAAGGGAAACTGGATCATTTGAACGGTTACATGGGTGACTTACCTCAGGTTTTACCTGCATCTGCCGAGCCATTTTCTG gCTGGTGTTTGCCTTCTGGAACGGCGACCAACGAGAATCGAGATCAGTGTATCAATCCTGATAGCTTTGCTACTTTCCTTGGGTTACTTGAATCTGTACCTTTACATGGGTTTGGTGCTAGTAATGGGACGGATGAGATTCCATTTCCGGACTCAAg CTATGTGCTGAAGAAAAAATTTGGGCGTGGTGCATTTGGTGAGGTATGGTTGGCATTTCACTGGAATTGCAATCAAGGAGATAATGGTACTAGTTGGAACAATGAAGATGTGAATACATCAAAAAATGGTGTTCATTATGATACTGATGGTCCTGATAACTCCTTCATTTTGAAACGGATTATG GTAGAGAGAGGACCAATTGTCTATCTAAGTGGTCTAAGGGAGAAGCATTATGGTGAACTGTTTCTAAATGCATACAATAAAAGTAGGAGTTCTTCTGCAGGGCAAACGTCAAGTTCTAAACCAGCGTCATCAGAACTGGGTCTCTCTGAAGAGGGTTTGAAACATATTGCTAGATACATAGAGTATTTTGAATCTCGATATAATGACATATGGCTTGTGTTTCACCACGAGGGTGTGTCTTTATCAAAGCTGATTTACACTGTGGAAGAAGTAGAGAATGGTTCTGCTGGTGAAAAGGCTGAAGAGGCAAGTCACGGGCAGATACTTCGTCCGTCAAAGTGGTGGACCTGGTTGAAGACGACAGAATCAGGAAAAGAAGAAATGCGGAGAATAATATGGCAATTG TTGCTAGGTCTAAAGGCATGCCATGATCGCAATATTACTCACAGAGATATCAAACCCG AGAATATGGTGATATGCCTTGAAGACATCAAGTCAGGCAGATGCTTAAAGGGTGTACCAAATGGAGATCATAACTTCAAAACTAAAAT GCGCATAATCGACTTTGGCAGTGCACTCGATGAATATACGGTGAAACATTTGTATGGGTCAACAGGTCCTTCAAG AGCAGAACAAACACATGATTATGCACCACCAGAAGCCATTCTGAACAGTAGCTGGCACCGTGGGCCAACCAGCTTGACATTAAA GTACGACATGTGGAGTGTTGGGGTTGTGATGTTAGAGATGATTTTAGGATCACCAAATGTTTTTGAGATTAGTTCTGTTACACGCGCCCTTCTGGATCAACATATCAGAGGTTGGAGTGAAAACTTTAAAGAGCTTGCATACAA GCTTCGATCCTTTATGGAGATGTGCATCCTAATCCCAGGTAGCTCTTTAAAACATGGTGGCGCCAGCTCAAAGCAG GGTGGGATTTCACTTGCGTCATGGAAATGCTCTGAAGAATTTTTGGCGGAACAGATAAAGAGTAGAGACCCTCTGAAGATTGG GTTTCCTAATGTTTGGGCTTTAAGGTTGGTGAGGGGTCTGTTACAGTGGTACCCT GAGGACAGATTAAACATAGACGAGGCTCTGCAGCACCCTTATTTTCAACCTCCTCCCGACTACCAAGTATAA